From a region of the Gossypium raimondii isolate GPD5lz chromosome 10, ASM2569854v1, whole genome shotgun sequence genome:
- the LOC105776668 gene encoding nuclear transcription factor Y subunit A-3 isoform X2, whose product MENKKNSAVSSHSMSTYVVGCSSWENSTESHVQHSSISENLSLKMGLLPQYLNNNKQLSFQFQDQDSSSTQSTCQSYPEVASAGDSNLYEQSLISASSGGNEMHGKLVGDHTKLAAPMGTLECVLPPSQVDYSKSNIHHQLTMAMLPARVPLPLELTQDEPIYVNAKQYQAILRRRQYRAKLEAQNKLIKVRKPYLHESRHLHALKRARGNGGRFLNTKKLQESKGITTSNGLDTCFSKSEVHQLENYKDAASTASCSDVTTASNSDEIFQQPDFRFSTYSSHIGGPMPGHTGDMQGGGNLHHRLCG is encoded by the exons atggaaaataaaaagaattccGCTGTCAGTTCTCATTCAATGAGCACCTATGTTGTTGGCTGCTCATCTTGGGAAAACTCAACTGAATCTCATGTTCAGCATTCAAGCATTTCTGAAAATTTAAGCTTGAAGATGGGACTTCTGCCTCAATACTTGAATAACAACAAGCAGCTAAGTTTTCAATTCCAAGACCAAGACTCATCATCAACTCAATCAACTTGTCAATCTTATCCTGAAGTGGCTAGTGCTGGTGATAGCAATCTTTATGAGCAAAGTTTAATTTCAGCATCATCAG GAGGTAATGAAATGCAcgggaagcttgttggagatcaTACTAAATTAGCCGCCCCAATGGGAACTTTGGAATGTGTCCTCCCTCCTTCACAAGTTGACTATAGCAAATCGAAT ATTCATCATCAGCTTACAATGGCTATGCTCCCTGCTCGTGTTCCATTGCCTCTGGAGCTTACACAAGATGAACCTATCTATGTTAATGCAAAGCAATATCAGGCTATTCTCAGGCGAAGACAATATCGTGCGAAGCTTGAGGCTCAGAACAAACTCATCAAAGTTCGAAAG CCATATCTGCATGAGTCTCGACATCTTCATGCTTTAAAAAGGGCTAGAGGAAACGGTGGGCGATTTCTCAACACAAAGAAGCTCCAAGAATCGAAGGGTATTACTACAAGCAATGGACTGGATACGTGCTTCTCCAAATCAGAAGTTCATCAGCTGGAAAATTACAAAGATGCTGCTTCGACTGCCTCTTGCTCCGACGTCACAACTGCTTCCAACAGTGATGAAATATTCCAGCAGCCTGATTTCAGGTTCTCTACCTATTCTTCTCACATTGGTGGACCCATGCCCGGTCATACTGGCGATATGCAAGGTGGTGGGAACCTCCATCATCGTCTCTGTGGATAG
- the LOC105777839 gene encoding polyadenylate-binding protein-interacting protein 3 isoform X1 gives MDLAVGERVLAPWVPGEDDPQCPELENIFDSPWIRNWDQFETNQKLFGIKSTFNEELYTTKLERGLHMREFEREAMRIAIEIEGEETQDLLLTEERGFDLHDNFDIDEEMRFSSVLRGRGFDDSGYEEEEDIMLDSHNIETFGDSSDSHSRRSADLTSLQGSVGVRIPSSSSLVDNIPPFLATINLNRSDFNDQARRLASELPSKSFPISDSESRIQDDLLGEHRGSSDAKEFAEKQSPSEDLQLSNSVDSHSLLDDKIDASDKAGPCEKRSSSREPSESPASSKVIGETHSANSHGQPGSCASSNSDCVAAVSASSGPGLSPSSSMGSLSSKKSTLNPHAKEFKLNPNAKSFIPSQTAARPPTPVSDGSFYYQPQMSPVPHMHMPVSFGIGPSFPGHQPVILSQQVAPTQSS, from the exons ATGGATTTGGCCGTGGGGGAGAGGGTGTTAGCGCCCTGGGTTCCTGGCGAAGATGATCCACAGTGTCCTgaactagaaaatatttttgacagCCCGTGGATTAG GAACTGGGATCAGTTTGAAACCAACCAAAAGTTATTTGGTATAAAAAGTACTTTCAATGAGGAACTTTACACAACAAAACTTGAGAGAGGTCTCCATATGAGAGAGTTTGAGAGGGAAGCAATGAGAATAGCAATAGAGATTGAGGGTGAGGAGACCCAGGATCTTCTTTTAACAGAG GAGAGAGGGTTTGATCTTCAtgataattttgatattgatgAGGAGATGAGATTTTCTTCTGTCCTAAGGGGTAGAGGGTTCGATGATAGTGGTTATGAAGAAGAGGAGGACATTATGTTGGATTCTCACAATATTGAGACCTTTGGAGATTCTTCTGATTCTCATAGTAGAAGGTCTGCTGATTTGACCAGTTTGCAAGGATCTGTAGGAGTTCGAATTCCATCAAGCTCTTCCTTAGTG GATAATATACCACCTTTCCTGGCAACCATCAATTTGAATCGCTCTGACTTCAATGACCAGGCCAGACGGCTGGCATCTGAACTTCCTTCTAAAAGTTTCCCCATATCTGACAGTGAGAGCAG AATCCAAGATGATTTGCTTGGGGAACACAGAGGAAGCAGTGATGCTAAAGAATTTGCTGAAAAACAATCT CCATCTGAGGACCTGCAATTGTCAAATTCTGTTG ATTCTCATTCATTATTGGATGACAAGATTGATGCATCTGATAAAGCTGGGCCATGTGAAAAACGTAGTTCTTCTCGTGAACCCTCGGAGAGCCCAGCTTCTAGCAAAGTAATTGGTGAAACACATTCTGCAAACTCCCACGGACAACCTGGTAGTTGTGCATCATCAAATTCAGATTGTGTTGCTGCTGTCTCAGCGTCTAGTGGCCCTGGTTTATCACCAAGTTCATCAATGGGTTCATTATCCTCCAAGAAGTCAACTCTGAATCCCCATGCAAAG GAATTCAAACTCAACCCTAATGCAAAGAGTTTTATACCATCTCAAACGGCTGCTAGGCCTCCAACCCCAGTGTCTGATGGTTCTTTCTACTATCAACCACAAATGTCTCCTGTACCACATATGCACATGCCTGTTAGTTTTGGG aTAGGACCCTCCTTTCCTGGCCACCAGCCTGTTATATTGAGTCAACAGGTGGCACCAACACAATCATCATAA
- the LOC105776668 gene encoding nuclear transcription factor Y subunit A-3 isoform X1, translated as MENKKNSAVSSHSMSTYVVGCSSWENSTESHVQHSSISENLSLKMGLLPQYLNNNKQLSFQFQDQDSSSTQSTCQSYPEVASAGDSNLYEQSLISASSGGNEMHGKLVGDHTKLAAPMGTLECVLPPSQVDYSKSNAHIPLHYADPYFGGVVASAYTPQAMIHHQLTMAMLPARVPLPLELTQDEPIYVNAKQYQAILRRRQYRAKLEAQNKLIKVRKPYLHESRHLHALKRARGNGGRFLNTKKLQESKGITTSNGLDTCFSKSEVHQLENYKDAASTASCSDVTTASNSDEIFQQPDFRFSTYSSHIGGPMPGHTGDMQGGGNLHHRLCG; from the exons atggaaaataaaaagaattccGCTGTCAGTTCTCATTCAATGAGCACCTATGTTGTTGGCTGCTCATCTTGGGAAAACTCAACTGAATCTCATGTTCAGCATTCAAGCATTTCTGAAAATTTAAGCTTGAAGATGGGACTTCTGCCTCAATACTTGAATAACAACAAGCAGCTAAGTTTTCAATTCCAAGACCAAGACTCATCATCAACTCAATCAACTTGTCAATCTTATCCTGAAGTGGCTAGTGCTGGTGATAGCAATCTTTATGAGCAAAGTTTAATTTCAGCATCATCAG GAGGTAATGAAATGCAcgggaagcttgttggagatcaTACTAAATTAGCCGCCCCAATGGGAACTTTGGAATGTGTCCTCCCTCCTTCACAAGTTGACTATAGCAAATCGAAT GCTCATATTCCACTTCATTATGCTGATCCGTATTTTGGTGGTGTGGTAGCTTCTGCTTACACACCGCAAGCTATG ATTCATCATCAGCTTACAATGGCTATGCTCCCTGCTCGTGTTCCATTGCCTCTGGAGCTTACACAAGATGAACCTATCTATGTTAATGCAAAGCAATATCAGGCTATTCTCAGGCGAAGACAATATCGTGCGAAGCTTGAGGCTCAGAACAAACTCATCAAAGTTCGAAAG CCATATCTGCATGAGTCTCGACATCTTCATGCTTTAAAAAGGGCTAGAGGAAACGGTGGGCGATTTCTCAACACAAAGAAGCTCCAAGAATCGAAGGGTATTACTACAAGCAATGGACTGGATACGTGCTTCTCCAAATCAGAAGTTCATCAGCTGGAAAATTACAAAGATGCTGCTTCGACTGCCTCTTGCTCCGACGTCACAACTGCTTCCAACAGTGATGAAATATTCCAGCAGCCTGATTTCAGGTTCTCTACCTATTCTTCTCACATTGGTGGACCCATGCCCGGTCATACTGGCGATATGCAAGGTGGTGGGAACCTCCATCATCGTCTCTGTGGATAG
- the LOC105777948 gene encoding peptidyl-tRNA hydrolase, mitochondrial isoform X2: MITRRCFCSSAPRPWLFVGLGNPGDKYKGTRHNVGFEMIDAFAKAQGIEMNTLNCKAIFGQGFVGDAPLLLAKPQTYMNLSGESSGALAAYYKLPLNRFHDDMDLPCGVLRLQDKGGHGSHNGLKSVIYHFRGNREFARLRIGIGKPPGQMDPKAFLLQKFNASARERIDTALQEGVEGLKLLLLKGLTESARRFNTEQKYKHIRLQTVPT, encoded by the exons ATGATTACTAGGCGTTGCTTTTGTAGCTCTGCCCCGAGGCCATGGCTGTTTGTGGGTCTAGGCAACCCTGGTGATAAATATAAAGGAACAAGACACAAT GTGGGTTTTGAGATGATCGACGCATTTGCTAAAGCTCAAGGGATAGAAATGAATACTCTTAATTGCAAGGCTATCTTTGGGCAAG GTTTTGTGGGTGATGCACCACTTCTTCTTGCTAAGCCTCAAACTTACATGAACTTGAGTGGTGAATCT TCTGGAGCCCTAGCAGCTTATTATAAGCTACCACTTAATCGA TTTCATGATGACATGGACTTACCATGTGGAGTGCTTCGTCTTCAAGACAAAGGAGGTCATGGAAGCCATAATGG GCTGAAGAGTGTAATCTATCATTTTCGGGGAAACAGAGAGTTTGCACGGCTACGGATTG GTATTGGTAAGCCACCTGGTCAGATGGATCCTAAGGCATTCTTGCTGCAAAAGTTTAATGCATCAGCTCGAGAACGA ATTGATACTGCATTGCAAGAGGGAGTTGAAGGATTGAAGCTTCTTTTATTAAAAGGGTTGACAGAGAGTGCTAGACGGTTCAACACTGAACAAAAGTACAAGCATATAAGACTGCAAACTGTGCCGACCTGA
- the LOC105777839 gene encoding polyadenylate-binding protein-interacting protein 3 isoform X3 has product MREFEREAMRIAIEIEGEETQDLLLTEERGFDLHDNFDIDEEMRFSSVLRGRGFDDSGYEEEEDIMLDSHNIETFGDSSDSHSRRSADLTSLQGSVGVRIPSSSSLVDNIPPFLATINLNRSDFNDQARRLASELPSKSFPISDSESRIQDDLLGEHRGSSDAKEFAEKQSPSEDLQLSNSVDSHSLLDDKIDASDKAGPCEKRSSSREPSESPASSKVIGETHSANSHGQPGSCASSNSDCVAAVSASSGPGLSPSSSMGSLSSKKSTLNPHAKEFKLNPNAKSFIPSQTAARPPTPVSDGSFYYQPQMSPVPHMHMPVSFGIGPSFPGHQPVILSQQVAPTQSS; this is encoded by the exons ATGAGAGAGTTTGAGAGGGAAGCAATGAGAATAGCAATAGAGATTGAGGGTGAGGAGACCCAGGATCTTCTTTTAACAGAG GAGAGAGGGTTTGATCTTCAtgataattttgatattgatgAGGAGATGAGATTTTCTTCTGTCCTAAGGGGTAGAGGGTTCGATGATAGTGGTTATGAAGAAGAGGAGGACATTATGTTGGATTCTCACAATATTGAGACCTTTGGAGATTCTTCTGATTCTCATAGTAGAAGGTCTGCTGATTTGACCAGTTTGCAAGGATCTGTAGGAGTTCGAATTCCATCAAGCTCTTCCTTAGTG GATAATATACCACCTTTCCTGGCAACCATCAATTTGAATCGCTCTGACTTCAATGACCAGGCCAGACGGCTGGCATCTGAACTTCCTTCTAAAAGTTTCCCCATATCTGACAGTGAGAGCAG AATCCAAGATGATTTGCTTGGGGAACACAGAGGAAGCAGTGATGCTAAAGAATTTGCTGAAAAACAATCT CCATCTGAGGACCTGCAATTGTCAAATTCTGTTG ATTCTCATTCATTATTGGATGACAAGATTGATGCATCTGATAAAGCTGGGCCATGTGAAAAACGTAGTTCTTCTCGTGAACCCTCGGAGAGCCCAGCTTCTAGCAAAGTAATTGGTGAAACACATTCTGCAAACTCCCACGGACAACCTGGTAGTTGTGCATCATCAAATTCAGATTGTGTTGCTGCTGTCTCAGCGTCTAGTGGCCCTGGTTTATCACCAAGTTCATCAATGGGTTCATTATCCTCCAAGAAGTCAACTCTGAATCCCCATGCAAAG GAATTCAAACTCAACCCTAATGCAAAGAGTTTTATACCATCTCAAACGGCTGCTAGGCCTCCAACCCCAGTGTCTGATGGTTCTTTCTACTATCAACCACAAATGTCTCCTGTACCACATATGCACATGCCTGTTAGTTTTGGG aTAGGACCCTCCTTTCCTGGCCACCAGCCTGTTATATTGAGTCAACAGGTGGCACCAACACAATCATCATAA
- the LOC105777948 gene encoding peptidyl-tRNA hydrolase, mitochondrial isoform X3 encodes MITRRCFCSSAPRPWLFVGLGNPGDKYKGTRHNVGFEMIDAFAKAQGIEMNTLNCKAIFGQGFVGDAPLLLAKPQTYMNLSGESFHDDMDLPCGVLRLQDKGGHGSHNGLKSVIYHFRGNREFARLRIGIGKPPGQMDPKAFLLQKFNASARERIDTALQEGVEGLKLLLLKGLTESARRFNTEQKYKHIRLQTVPT; translated from the exons ATGATTACTAGGCGTTGCTTTTGTAGCTCTGCCCCGAGGCCATGGCTGTTTGTGGGTCTAGGCAACCCTGGTGATAAATATAAAGGAACAAGACACAAT GTGGGTTTTGAGATGATCGACGCATTTGCTAAAGCTCAAGGGATAGAAATGAATACTCTTAATTGCAAGGCTATCTTTGGGCAAG GTTTTGTGGGTGATGCACCACTTCTTCTTGCTAAGCCTCAAACTTACATGAACTTGAGTGGTGAATCT TTTCATGATGACATGGACTTACCATGTGGAGTGCTTCGTCTTCAAGACAAAGGAGGTCATGGAAGCCATAATGG GCTGAAGAGTGTAATCTATCATTTTCGGGGAAACAGAGAGTTTGCACGGCTACGGATTG GTATTGGTAAGCCACCTGGTCAGATGGATCCTAAGGCATTCTTGCTGCAAAAGTTTAATGCATCAGCTCGAGAACGA ATTGATACTGCATTGCAAGAGGGAGTTGAAGGATTGAAGCTTCTTTTATTAAAAGGGTTGACAGAGAGTGCTAGACGGTTCAACACTGAACAAAAGTACAAGCATATAAGACTGCAAACTGTGCCGACCTGA
- the LOC105777839 gene encoding polyadenylate-binding protein-interacting protein 3 isoform X2, with protein MFWVSNWDQFETNQKLFGIKSTFNEELYTTKLERGLHMREFEREAMRIAIEIEGEETQDLLLTEERGFDLHDNFDIDEEMRFSSVLRGRGFDDSGYEEEEDIMLDSHNIETFGDSSDSHSRRSADLTSLQGSVGVRIPSSSSLVDNIPPFLATINLNRSDFNDQARRLASELPSKSFPISDSESRIQDDLLGEHRGSSDAKEFAEKQSPSEDLQLSNSVDSHSLLDDKIDASDKAGPCEKRSSSREPSESPASSKVIGETHSANSHGQPGSCASSNSDCVAAVSASSGPGLSPSSSMGSLSSKKSTLNPHAKEFKLNPNAKSFIPSQTAARPPTPVSDGSFYYQPQMSPVPHMHMPVSFGIGPSFPGHQPVILSQQVAPTQSS; from the exons ATGTTTTGGGTATC GAACTGGGATCAGTTTGAAACCAACCAAAAGTTATTTGGTATAAAAAGTACTTTCAATGAGGAACTTTACACAACAAAACTTGAGAGAGGTCTCCATATGAGAGAGTTTGAGAGGGAAGCAATGAGAATAGCAATAGAGATTGAGGGTGAGGAGACCCAGGATCTTCTTTTAACAGAG GAGAGAGGGTTTGATCTTCAtgataattttgatattgatgAGGAGATGAGATTTTCTTCTGTCCTAAGGGGTAGAGGGTTCGATGATAGTGGTTATGAAGAAGAGGAGGACATTATGTTGGATTCTCACAATATTGAGACCTTTGGAGATTCTTCTGATTCTCATAGTAGAAGGTCTGCTGATTTGACCAGTTTGCAAGGATCTGTAGGAGTTCGAATTCCATCAAGCTCTTCCTTAGTG GATAATATACCACCTTTCCTGGCAACCATCAATTTGAATCGCTCTGACTTCAATGACCAGGCCAGACGGCTGGCATCTGAACTTCCTTCTAAAAGTTTCCCCATATCTGACAGTGAGAGCAG AATCCAAGATGATTTGCTTGGGGAACACAGAGGAAGCAGTGATGCTAAAGAATTTGCTGAAAAACAATCT CCATCTGAGGACCTGCAATTGTCAAATTCTGTTG ATTCTCATTCATTATTGGATGACAAGATTGATGCATCTGATAAAGCTGGGCCATGTGAAAAACGTAGTTCTTCTCGTGAACCCTCGGAGAGCCCAGCTTCTAGCAAAGTAATTGGTGAAACACATTCTGCAAACTCCCACGGACAACCTGGTAGTTGTGCATCATCAAATTCAGATTGTGTTGCTGCTGTCTCAGCGTCTAGTGGCCCTGGTTTATCACCAAGTTCATCAATGGGTTCATTATCCTCCAAGAAGTCAACTCTGAATCCCCATGCAAAG GAATTCAAACTCAACCCTAATGCAAAGAGTTTTATACCATCTCAAACGGCTGCTAGGCCTCCAACCCCAGTGTCTGATGGTTCTTTCTACTATCAACCACAAATGTCTCCTGTACCACATATGCACATGCCTGTTAGTTTTGGG aTAGGACCCTCCTTTCCTGGCCACCAGCCTGTTATATTGAGTCAACAGGTGGCACCAACACAATCATCATAA
- the LOC105777952 gene encoding nascent polypeptide-associated complex subunit beta, with protein sequence MNKERLMKMAGAVRTGGKGSMRRKKKAVHKTTTTDDKRLQSTLKRIGVNAIPAIEEVNIFKDDVVIQFINPKVQASIAANTWVVSGSPQTKKLQDILPGIINQLGPDNLDNLRKLAEQFQKQAPGAGDGTGTGAVVTQEEDDEEVPDLVPGETFEAAAEEGQDTAK encoded by the exons ATGAACAAGGAAAGGCTCATGAAAATGGCTGGTGCAGTCCGCACTGGTGGGAAGGGTAGCATGAGAAG AAAGAAGAAGGCTGTCCACAAGACAACCACCACCGACGACAAACGATTGCAGAGCACCCTTAAGAGAATAGGAGTGAATGCTATTCCTGCAATTGAGGAAGTCAACATATTCAAGGATGATGTTGTTATCCAGTTTATTAATCCCAAAG TTCAAGCTTCTATTGCTGCGAACACCTGGGTTGTTAGTGGCTCTCCTCAGACAAAGA AATTGCAGGATATTCTCCCTGGAATCATCAACCAGTTGG GACCTGATAACTTGGACAACTTGAGGAAATTGGCAGAGCAATTCCAGAAGCAGGCACCTGGTGCTGGTGATGGTACCGGTACTGGTGCAGTTGTCACTCAGGAAGAGGATGATGAGGAGGTACCAGATCTTGTTCCTGGTGAGACTTTTGAAGCTGCAGCAGAAGAAGGGCAAGATACTGCTAAATAG
- the LOC105776669 gene encoding PHD finger protein ALFIN-LIKE 3 → MEGGGAQYNPRTVEEVFRDFKGRRAGMIKALTTDVEEFYQQCDPEKENLCLYGFPSEQWEVNLPAEEVPPELPEPALGINFARDGMQEKDWLSLVAVHSDAWLLSVAFYFGARFGFDKADRKRLFNMINDLPTIFEVVTGGVAKKQTKEKSLVSNHSSNKSKSNSKVRESQAKHSKASQPKDEEQGLDEEDEDELGETLCGACGENYASDEFWICCDACEKWFHGKCVKITPARAEHIKQYKCPSCSNKRARP, encoded by the exons atggAAGGAGGAGGAGCTCAGTATAATCCTCGCACAGTTGAAGAAGTTTTTAGGGATTTCAAAGGACGAAGAGCTGGCATGATCAAAGCTCTTACCACAG ATGTTGAAGAATTTTATCAGCAGTGTGATCCTG AGAAAGAGAACCTATGTTTGTATGGCTTCCCAAGTGAACAATGGGAAGTCAATTTACCTGCTGAAGAGGTCCCTCCAGAACTACCAGAGCCTGCCTTGGGTATTAACTTTGCAAGAGATGGCATGCAAGAAAAGGATTGGCTATCTTTAGTTGCGGTCCACAGCGATGCATGGCTACTTTCTGTTGCCTTCTATTTTGGTGCAAGATTTGGATTTGATAAAGCTGACAG GAAACGGCTTTTCAACATGATTAATGATCTTCCAACAATATTTGAAGTTGTAACCGGTGGTGTTgccaagaaacaaacaaaagagaAGTCATTGGTTTCAAATCATagtagcaacaaatcaaaatccaacTCAAAAGTG CGGGAATCTCAGGCGAAGCATTCAAAAGCATCACAGCCAAAAGACGAAGAGCAAGGGTTGGACGAGGAAGACGAAGACGAGCTTGGAGAGACCTTGTGTGGGGCTTGTGGTGAGAACTATGCCTCGGATGAGTTCTGGATTTGTTGTGATGCATGTGAGAAGTGGTTCCATGGGAAGTGTGTGAAGATCACTCCTGCTAGAGCCGAGCACATTAAGCAGTACAAATGCCCGTCGTGCAGCAACAAGAGAGCTCGCCCTTGA
- the LOC105777948 gene encoding peptidyl-tRNA hydrolase, mitochondrial isoform X1, with protein sequence MITRRCFCSSAPRPWLFVGLGNPGDKYKGTRHNVGFEMIDAFAKAQGIEMNTLNCKAIFGQGFVGDAPLLLAKPQTYMNLSGESSGALAAYYKLPLNRVIVFHDDMDLPCGVLRLQDKGGHGSHNGLKSVIYHFRGNREFARLRIGIGKPPGQMDPKAFLLQKFNASARERIDTALQEGVEGLKLLLLKGLTESARRFNTEQKYKHIRLQTVPT encoded by the exons ATGATTACTAGGCGTTGCTTTTGTAGCTCTGCCCCGAGGCCATGGCTGTTTGTGGGTCTAGGCAACCCTGGTGATAAATATAAAGGAACAAGACACAAT GTGGGTTTTGAGATGATCGACGCATTTGCTAAAGCTCAAGGGATAGAAATGAATACTCTTAATTGCAAGGCTATCTTTGGGCAAG GTTTTGTGGGTGATGCACCACTTCTTCTTGCTAAGCCTCAAACTTACATGAACTTGAGTGGTGAATCT TCTGGAGCCCTAGCAGCTTATTATAAGCTACCACTTAATCGAGTAATTGTG TTTCATGATGACATGGACTTACCATGTGGAGTGCTTCGTCTTCAAGACAAAGGAGGTCATGGAAGCCATAATGG GCTGAAGAGTGTAATCTATCATTTTCGGGGAAACAGAGAGTTTGCACGGCTACGGATTG GTATTGGTAAGCCACCTGGTCAGATGGATCCTAAGGCATTCTTGCTGCAAAAGTTTAATGCATCAGCTCGAGAACGA ATTGATACTGCATTGCAAGAGGGAGTTGAAGGATTGAAGCTTCTTTTATTAAAAGGGTTGACAGAGAGTGCTAGACGGTTCAACACTGAACAAAAGTACAAGCATATAAGACTGCAAACTGTGCCGACCTGA